Genomic segment of Rhodococcus sp. W8901:
CGATCTCGCGGGCGGTGTCGACGCCGTGATCGTGCTGGGTGACGCCCAGGCACCAACTGAAGATGCTGCGGTCGGCCTCGCAGTAGACCAGCGCCGCCTTGCGGATATCGGCGCGAGCGACCCCGGACTGGTGCTCGATCTCCTCCCACGACGTCGCCTCGCACAGGGCCCGGTACTCCGCGAACCCGGAGGTGTGGCGCTCGATGAACTCGGTGTCGAGAGCTTTCGGGTCGGTGCGGGCCTCGTCCAGGACGACCTTCGCCATCCCACGGAGCAGCGCCATGTCGCCGCCGATGCGTGGCTGCAGGTTCAAGGTGCTGGTGGGGGTTGATCGGAATGAAGCCATGGCCAGGAACTCGTGCGGAATGATCGCGCGCCGGGCCGCGGCCTCGATCAGCGGATTGATGTGCACGATCTGAGCGCCCCGCTTGTAGGCCTCGACAAGTGAGGTCAGCATTCTCGGCGCATTGGAGGCCGCGTTGACGCCCATGACGAACAGCGCGTCCGTGACCTCCCAATCCTTCAGGTCCACCGTTCCCTTGCCCGTGCCGAGGGACGCTTGCAGGGCGCGGCCGCTCGCCTCGTGACACATGTTGGAGCAGTCGGGCAGGTTGTTCGTGCCGAGCTCGCGGGCCAGGAGTTGATACAGGAACGTTGCCTCGTTGCCGAGCCTGCCCGAGGTGTAGAAGGCCGCCTGATCGGGCTCGTCGAGTTCACGCAGGGCCCGGCCGACGAGGTCGAAGGCATCCGGCCAGCTGATCGGAACGTAGCGGTCGGTGTCCGGGTCGTACCGCATCGGCTCGGTCAGACGGCCCTGATCCTCGAGAGCGGCGTCGCTCCACCGCGACAGCTCGCCGACGGTATGCGCCGCGAAGAAGTCTCGGCCGACTCGTTTGTGGGTCATCTCCCAGGTGACGTGTTTGATCCCGTTCTCGCAGATGTCCAGGTGCAGGCCCTTGAGATCGTCCGGCCAGGCGCATCCCGGGCAGTCGAAGCCGCGGCCCTCGTGATTCATCCGCATGATGCCTCGCGGCCCGTCGAGGAACTCACCTTCTCGGGCGAGCACGCGGCCCACGCTCTTGGCGGCGCCCCAGCCGGCGGCCGGGTGGTGGTACGGCCGGAACCGGAAGGGGGCTGATTCGCCACTGCTGCCGGCCGTCGGGTCGGTCTTCTCGTTCTCGGATTCCGCGCTCATGATCGGTACGCTCCTGACGCGAACGGATCGGTCGAGGTTCGGTGACTACTCACGAAGAGCCGGATAGCACGCCAGGACGGTGCCAGCGGCGGATGCCGAGGAGTCTATCCCGAAGGCCGCCCGCCCGGACCCGATCCGACCGCGCAGGGCTCCTCGCCGAGACGATCTCCGCGACCGGCTAGCGCTCGACGGGGACGTCCGGCTAGCGCTCGACGGGGACGTCCGGCTTCGATTCGTCCGCGGAAAGTTCGTGATCCGAGATCCCGAGATCGTCGTACGGGCTCAGGGACACGAGGAGAAGGTAGATCAGTGCGGCCGCAAGGGGCTGCAGGATGAGCACGATCGGCGTCACCAGCCCCGGTGCCGCGGCGACGACGTCACCGACGGTCGGGGAATCGACGTCCGGGAAGCGCAGCTGCGCGACACCCATGCCCACGAGCGCCGCGACGCCCGCGCCCAGCCCGGAACCTCCCACCAACGCGGCCAGCGCGGCCGGACCCCGGGAGCGGCGCATCCCCCACACCGCGACGGCCGACAACACCCCGAGAACCGAGCCGATTCCGGCGAAGATCGCGATCGCGTCGAAGCGGTGCAGGCTCTCCGTGGTGAGCACCACGCCCCGGTCCTCGGCGACGACGAGCATCCGGACGGGCGGCGCCAGGAACGCCCACACGACACCTGCCGCGGCGCCGAGGATGGCGAGCCACCACACGATCCGCAGGGCTGCGCGCGGACGCGGGCGTCGAGATGTCGTCACATCGTGCGACGTTACCTGCGTCCGAGAAGAGCGGAGTCGAGGACGCCGTGGCGCGAGCACTTCGCCCACCACCCGTCCGGGCTGACCTGGACGATCATCCGTCGACCGCACTGCTCACAGAATCGCGGCGGCTCGAGCCCCAGTTGTGCCGCCGCGGGCACCTCGTCATCGACACCGACGACGATTCGGTGCCCGGTGAACGGGTTGTAGCGCTCGTCGCCCATCGCACCGGCCTCGCTCACAACGTCAGAGGGTGGCATTGAGTGCCTTGATCGGCATCTCGAGATCCACCAGCAGATCCAGATCGCTCTCGGCGGGACGGCCGAGGGTCGTCAGGTAGTTGCCGACGATGACGGCGTTGATTCCGCCGAGCATGCCCTGCTTGGCCCCGAGGTCACCGAGAGTGATCTCACGTCCACCGGCGAACCGGAGGATCGTCCGCGGCAGCGCGAGACGGAAGGCGGCGACGGACTTGAGGGCCTCGCTCGCCGGCAGCACATCCAGATCCCCGAAGGGTGTGCCGGGACGCGGGTTGAAGAAGTTCAGCGGCACCTCGTCGGGTTCGAGGGCGGCGAGGTTGGCCGCGAACTCGGCGCGCTGCTCGACGCTCTCCCCCATGCCGAGGATGCCGCCGCAGCACACCTCCATGCCCGCCTCGCGCACCATCCGCAGCGTGTCCCAGCGCTCATCCCACGTGTGGGTGGTGACGACGTTGGGGAAGTAGGACTCGGCGGTCTCGAGATTGTGGTTATAGCGGTGCACACCCATGGCCGCGAGCTGATCGACCTGCTCCTGGGTGAGCATGCCGAGCGAGCACGCGATCTGGATGTCGACCTCGTTGCGGATCGCCTCGATCCCGGCGGCGACCTGGGCCAGCAGCTTCTCGTCGGGCCCGCGAACCGCCGCCACGATGCAGAACTCGGTGGCACCGGTCTTGGCGGTCTGCTTCGCCGCCTCGACCAGGCTGGGGATATCCAGCCACGCGGACCGCACCGGGGACTGGAACAGACCGGACTGCGAACAGAAGTGGCAGTCCTCGGGGCACCCACCGGTCTTGAGGCTGATGATTCCCTCGACCTCGACCTCGGGGCCGCACCACTTCATCCGCACGTCGTGCGCCAGGGCCAGCAGCTCCTCGAGCCGGTCGTCGCCCAGCCGAAGCACCTCGAGCACCTGGTCCTGCGACAGCGCTTCGCCGCGCTCGAGCACCTGATCACGGGCGGTGGCGAGAATGTCGGTCCGCTCGGGGGCCTGGGTCACTGCAACTCCTCGGGTTCGAACAGCCCGCAGGAGCGGGCCGGACGGATACAGCAACATGATCGACGTCACGAATTGAACGCCGTACAAGTTGAACGGCGTTCACGTTAGAGCTGCGGTCGATTAGTGTCAAAGGAAACCCGCTCGAACGGCCGATCGAAGTAGGAGAAGTCAGTGCAGCTACGACGCGGCGACGTCCTCGACGGCGCAATGGCGATCCTCGACGAGTACGGCCTCGCCGACCTCACGATGCGCCGGCTCGCGACCTCGCTCGGCGTCCAGCCCGGCGCGCTCTACTGGCACTTCCCCAACAAGCAGACCCTCCTCGGGGCGATGGCGGACCGCATCCTCGAGGACGTCGACGCGCCGGTGTCGTCGACGCAGTGGGACGACGGCATCGCGGAGTTGGCCCACCGCCTGCACAGCGCGCTGCTCGCCCACCGCGACGGCGCCGAACTGGTGGCCGCGACCTACGCATCGCGGATGACGTCGAACCTGGCCCGCGAGAGCTTCGTCGGTGCCGGGATCCGCGCCGGCCTGCCCCGTCCGTACGCCGAGCTCGCCGCCTACACGCTGCTGTACTTCGTGCTCGGACACACCGTCGACGAGCAGTCCCGCGCACAGTTGGAGGCGATGGGCGCACTCACTCGGTCCCCCGCCTCGCCCGACACCGAGACGGGCGCCGACCTCGGCTCCGACGACGAACTCCTCGACGGCGATCCGGCCGTCCGCTTCGACTTCGGTCTCGGCCTGTTCATCGACGGCGTCCGGGCTCGACTCGGCGAGCCTGCGGCCCGCGCCTGACCGCCTGCGCCCGCCCCTACATTCGGAAAAAATCGCAATTCCGTCTGCGCCCGAGTTCCTTTCACCGCCGAATGGCGAGGGCGGCGCCCTGCGGCCCGTTACTGTCGCCGATCATGAGTTCAGTCGAACGGTTCCAGACTCGCACCGCGGTGCGCCGGGCCGCGATGCATGTCGGTCTGACCATCGCGGGAGGGCTTTCCCCCTTGCTGCTCGCCGGTTGCACGTCGGGAGGCACGACCCCTGCACCCTCTGCGAGCGAGACGGAATCGGCGGCCGTCGACACGACCACAGGATCAGACGGATGTGATGTGGTGCCGAAGCAGCGCGACGAGCTGTACGGAAAGGAATGGCTTCTCGCTTACAAGCAGGAGCCGTCCTCGGGTGTGTCCCTCCGGCGCTGCCACTACTCGAGGAGTGCACAGGACAGAACCGATCTCGTACACCCGGCATCGGGCATCGCCGATGCCGACGAGGTACAGGAGATCATTCTGTCGCTGCCCGATTCGACCGACGTGGGCCACCGATGCGGCCCCGGGGGTGATTACGTGTTCATCTACACCTTCGACGAATACACCGTGCTCGACCAGTCCGGAACGCCAGTAGCGACGTTCCAGACAAGCGAGAACGGCCCGTGCGGAATCAACAACGTGATCCCCTCCGCATGACGCCGTGGCCCGACGATCCGCATCACCGCGGAATCCACAGCGCATGTGAAGTGTCGGACTTCGATGCCGAGCGCGGCGCGAGAGCGAGCGTGCAGACGAAGGTTGCGGCCGCGAAACCGACTGCGACACCGGGCATCATGAGTGACGCCTCCCCTGCAGACGTGGACAGCACCCACATCGAGCACATCGACATCAGCAGGAAGATCGCGGCCGCAGAACACGACGCGAAGCGCGCCCGCCGACCGCCGCCACGACCACACCTCCGCACACCGCACCCGAGCCGATCGCGATCGACATCTCCCGCCCCACCCATTCCCCCATGCGGTCATGCGTACCACAGGAGGCGTCGTCGAACCCTTCACTGGTGAAACGTCTTCGGCAGGGCGAAGGTTGCTCGTTCATCTCGGATCGCGCCCTTCACCGCTGAACCGCGTCGACGACTACTAGCGTCGGAGACATGGGACAGCCTGCCATTACCGGGCGTCTGGTCTCGATCAATGTGGGAATGCCGCAGGACGTGCCCTGGCGCGGTAAAACGGTTCACACCGCAATCTGGAAGTCACCGGTGCCCGGACCGGTCAGGGTTCGACGCCTCAACATCGACGGGGACGGACAGGGCGACCTGGCCGGGCACGGTGGTGAGATGCGCGCGGTCATGGTGTATCAACTCGACTCGTACGCTCACTGGCAGCAGGAGTTCGGGCGCGACGACTTCGTCCACGGTCAGTTCGGTGAGAATTTCACCGTCGACGGCCTCGCCGACCACGACGTCTGCATCGGCGACCGCTATCGCATCGGTGAGGCTGTCTTCGAGGTCACCCAGCCACGAGTCACCTGCTATCGGGTCGGGCTGCGGATGAACGAGCCGCGGATGGCCGCACTTCTCGTCGCGCATCGCCGGCCCGGCTTCTACCTTCGCGTCATCGAGGAAGGGACCGTGCAGGCCGGGCAGGACATCGTCAAGATCGCCGACGGCCCCGAATCCCTCACCGTGGTCGACGCGGATCGTCTGCTGTACACCGCGGATCATCCCCGGGAACAGCTCGAGAAGGCGCTCCGGATCGAGGCTCTGAGCCCGGGCTGGCAGACCTCGTTCCGTTCGCTTCTCCGACAGGCCGACCGTCCCGGCGGCGGCAACGTCGGGCTCAGTCCCGCCGCGGCCGGACCACCGCCCGCCTGGCCGGGTTTCCGCGGTCTGCGCGTCTCCGACATCCGCCAGGAGACCCGCAACGTTTTCTCCATCGTGCTCGCCGACCCGAACGGCTCCGACCTTCCCGCCGCACTGCCCGGGCAGTACCTCACGGTGAAGATCGCGTCCGACGACGGCGGATCAGCACTGGTGCGGAGCTATTCGCTGTCCGGTGAGCCCGGCGCTCCCACCTATCGGATCAGCATCAAGGTCGAGCCCCACGGTGTGGTCGGCAACAAGCTGCATGACGCACTGCAGGTCGGCGACGACCTCGCCTCCGCTGCACCACGAGGAACGTTCTTCCTGACCGATGGGCAGACTCCCGTACTGCTCGTGTCCGCCGGGGTCGGGATCACCCCGGTGCTGGCGATGCTGCGTGCACTCGCAGACGAGGAATCCGGCCGCGAGGTGTGGTGGGTGCACGGCACCCGCAGCCGCGACGAACACGCGTTCGCGACCGAGGTGCGGCAGCAGCTGAACCACCTGCCCCACAGCCACTTCCACGTCTGCTACAGCAGGCCCGCAGCCACCGACCGCCCCGGAATCGACTTCACGGACACCGGGCACATCGACGCCGAACTGCTCACCCGAATCGATCCCCCACGCGATGCCACCGCCTACCTGTGCGGACCCACCGCATTCATGAACGATGTAACCGGCGCCCTTGTCGGTCTGGGCCTCGGTCCGGAGCGGATACGCACCGAGATCTTCGGCGCGGGCCCGGGTATCACCCCCGGCATCGCGACAACCCCGTCTGCGCCACCGCACGC
This window contains:
- the bioB gene encoding biotin synthase BioB, encoding MTQAPERTDILATARDQVLERGEALSQDQVLEVLRLGDDRLEELLALAHDVRMKWCGPEVEVEGIISLKTGGCPEDCHFCSQSGLFQSPVRSAWLDIPSLVEAAKQTAKTGATEFCIVAAVRGPDEKLLAQVAAGIEAIRNEVDIQIACSLGMLTQEQVDQLAAMGVHRYNHNLETAESYFPNVVTTHTWDERWDTLRMVREAGMEVCCGGILGMGESVEQRAEFAANLAALEPDEVPLNFFNPRPGTPFGDLDVLPASEALKSVAAFRLALPRTILRFAGGREITLGDLGAKQGMLGGINAVIVGNYLTTLGRPAESDLDLLVDLEMPIKALNATL
- a CDS encoding TetR family transcriptional regulator, with protein sequence MQLRRGDVLDGAMAILDEYGLADLTMRRLATSLGVQPGALYWHFPNKQTLLGAMADRILEDVDAPVSSTQWDDGIAELAHRLHSALLAHRDGAELVAATYASRMTSNLARESFVGAGIRAGLPRPYAELAAYTLLYFVLGHTVDEQSRAQLEAMGALTRSPASPDTETGADLGSDDELLDGDPAVRFDFGLGLFIDGVRARLGEPAARA
- a CDS encoding FdhF/YdeP family oxidoreductase codes for the protein MSAESENEKTDPTAGSSGESAPFRFRPYHHPAAGWGAAKSVGRVLAREGEFLDGPRGIMRMNHEGRGFDCPGCAWPDDLKGLHLDICENGIKHVTWEMTHKRVGRDFFAAHTVGELSRWSDAALEDQGRLTEPMRYDPDTDRYVPISWPDAFDLVGRALRELDEPDQAAFYTSGRLGNEATFLYQLLARELGTNNLPDCSNMCHEASGRALQASLGTGKGTVDLKDWEVTDALFVMGVNAASNAPRMLTSLVEAYKRGAQIVHINPLIEAAARRAIIPHEFLAMASFRSTPTSTLNLQPRIGGDMALLRGMAKVVLDEARTDPKALDTEFIERHTSGFAEYRALCEATSWEEIEHQSGVARADIRKAALVYCEADRSIFSWCLGVTQHDHGVDTAREIVNLLLLRGNLGREGAGPSPVRGHSNVQGNRTCGIDHRPTGEFLDRLAAVCEIDPPRRHGLDTVGTIEAMHRGDVLVFVGMGGNFALAAPDTPYTFAALQKCRLTVHVSTKLNRSHLVHGRDALILPCLGRTEKDQQRAGVQATSVEDSMSMVHLSIGMKRPASPHLLSEPAIVAGIARAALPDSATPWERYVEDYDRIRDTMSHVLDGFEDFNRRVRLPLGFRIRQPARELVFDTPSGRAEFSTATLPDVVPAEDRLVLCTMRSHDQWNTTIYSDNDRYRGVKNLRTLIFMNADDMRERGIGKFDDVDITSIARDGSTRSLHGYTAIPYDIPRGSAAGYMPEMNVLCAIGDYSTQSDQPLMKNVRITVRAAS
- the bsaP gene encoding biotin synthase auxiliary protein BsaP, translated to MPPSDVVSEAGAMGDERYNPFTGHRIVVGVDDEVPAAAQLGLEPPRFCEQCGRRMIVQVSPDGWWAKCSRHGVLDSALLGRR
- a CDS encoding MOSC domain-containing protein codes for the protein MGQPAITGRLVSINVGMPQDVPWRGKTVHTAIWKSPVPGPVRVRRLNIDGDGQGDLAGHGGEMRAVMVYQLDSYAHWQQEFGRDDFVHGQFGENFTVDGLADHDVCIGDRYRIGEAVFEVTQPRVTCYRVGLRMNEPRMAALLVAHRRPGFYLRVIEEGTVQAGQDIVKIADGPESLTVVDADRLLYTADHPREQLEKALRIEALSPGWQTSFRSLLRQADRPGGGNVGLSPAAAGPPPAWPGFRGLRVSDIRQETRNVFSIVLADPNGSDLPAALPGQYLTVKIASDDGGSALVRSYSLSGEPGAPTYRISIKVEPHGVVGNKLHDALQVGDDLASAAPRGTFFLTDGQTPVLLVSAGVGITPVLAMLRALADEESGREVWWVHGTRSRDEHAFATEVRQQLNHLPHSHFHVCYSRPAATDRPGIDFTDTGHIDAELLTRIDPPRDATAYLCGPTAFMNDVTGALVGLGLGPERIRTEIFGAGPGITPGIATTPSAPPHAPPGPPTQGLAVSFARSGLTVPFDSTGYASILELAEACDVPVRWSCRTGVCHTCETAIMNGDVDYDPDPVDPPGSGDVLICCSTPRDDVVIDL
- a CDS encoding DUF2567 domain-containing protein, with the protein product MTTSRRPRPRAALRIVWWLAILGAAAGVVWAFLAPPVRMLVVAEDRGVVLTTESLHRFDAIAIFAGIGSVLGVLSAVAVWGMRRSRGPAALAALVGGSGLGAGVAALVGMGVAQLRFPDVDSPTVGDVVAAAPGLVTPIVLILQPLAAALIYLLLVSLSPYDDLGISDHELSADESKPDVPVER